A single genomic interval of Notolabrus celidotus isolate fNotCel1 chromosome 13, fNotCel1.pri, whole genome shotgun sequence harbors:
- the LOC117823835 gene encoding ribonuclease inhibitor-like, producing the protein MNFRNEAGPSDSKLGGCKLSAISCASLASALASNPSHLRELDLSNNFELQDKGVEQLCGLLESPLCRLETLRLGGCNLSVMSCATLAMALASNPSHLRELDLSNNLELQDSGVELLCGFLGSPLCKLETLRLGGCNLSVMSCATLAMALESNPSHLRELDLSNNLELQDSGVELLCGSLEKPLCRLETLRLGGCNLSVMSCATLASALESNPSHLRELDLSNNLELQDSGVELLCGSLGSPLCKLETLRLGGCNLSVMSCATLAMALESNPSHLRELDLSNNLELQDSGVELLCGSLEKPLCRLETLRLGGCNLSVMSCATLASALESNPSHLRELDLSNNLELQDSGVELLCGSLGSPLCKLETLRLGGCNLSVMSCATLAMALESNPSHLRELDLSNNLELQDSGVELLCGSLEKPLCRLETLRLGGCNLSVMSCATLASALESNPSHLRELDLSNNLELQDSGVELLCGSLGSPLCKLETLRLGGCNLSVMSCATLAMALESNPSHLRELDLSNNLELQDSGVELLCGSLEKPLCRLETLRLGGCNLSVMSCATLASALESNPSHLRELDLSNNLELQDSGVELLCGSLGSPLCKLETLRLLGCSLSEISCASLASALNSNPSHLRELDLSGNNLQESGVKQLSDLVESPLHRLQTLSWK; encoded by the exons ATTGGGGGGCTGCAAATTGTCAGcgatcagctgtgcttctctggcctctgctctggcgtccaacccctcccatctgagagaaCTGGACCTGAGTAATAACTTCGAGCTGCAGGATAAAGGAGTGGAGCAGCTGTGTGGTCTTCTGGAGAGTCcactctgcagactggagactctgag ATTGGGGGGCTGCAATTTGTCAGTGATGAGCTGTGCTACTCTGGCCATGGCTCTGgcgtccaacccctcccatctgagagaactggacctgagtaataacttagagctgcaggattcaggagtggagCTGCTGTGTGGTTTTCTGGGGAGTCCACTCTGCAAAttggagactctgag ATTGGGGGGCTGCAATTTGTCAGTGATGAGCTGTGCTACTCTGGCCATGGCTCTggagtccaacccctcccatctgagagaactggacctgagtaataacttagagctgcaggattcaggagtggagCTGTTGTGTGGTTCTCTGGAGAAACcactctgcagactggagactctgag ATTGGGGGGCTGCAATTTGTCAGTGATGAGCTGTGCTACTCTGGCCTCTGCTCTggagtccaacccctcccatctgagagaactggacctgagtaataacttagagctgcaggattcaggagtggagCTGCTGTGTGGTTCTCTGGGGAGTCCACTCTGCAAAttggagactctgag ATTGGGGGGCTGCAATTTGTCAGTGATGAGCTGTGCTACTCTGGCCATGGCTCTggagtccaacccctcccatctgagagaactggacctgagtaataacttagagctgcaggattcaggagtggagCTGTTGTGTGGTTCTCTGGAGAAACcactctgcagactggagactctgag ATTGGGGGGCTGCAATTTGTCAGTGATGAGCTGTGCTACTCTGGCCTCTGCTCTggagtccaacccctcccatctgagagaactggacctgagtaataacttagagctgcaggattcaggagtggagCTGCTGTGTGGTTCTCTGGGGAGTCCACTCTGCAAAttggagactctgag ATTGGGGGGCTGCAATTTGTCAGTGATGAGCTGTGCTACTCTGGCCATGGCTCTggagtccaacccctcccatctgagagaactggacctgagtaataacttagagctgcaggattcaggagtggagCTGTTGTGTGGTTCTCTGGAGAAACcactctgcagactggagactctgag ATTGGGGGGCTGCAATTTGTCAGTGATGAGCTGTGCTACTCTGGCCTCTGCTCTggagtccaacccctcccatctgagagaactggacctgagtaataacttagagctgcaggattcaggagtggagCTGCTGTGTGGTTCTCTGGGGAGTCCACTCTGCAAAttggagactctgag ATTGGGGGGCTGCAATTTGTCAGTGATGAGCTGTGCTACTCTGGCCATGGCTCTggagtccaacccctcccatctgagagaactggacctgagtaataacttagagctgcaggattcaggagtggagCTGTTGTGTGGTTCTCTGGAGAAACcactctgcagactggagactctgag ATTGGGGGGCTGCAATTTGTCAGTGATGAGCTGTGCTACTCTGGCCTCTGCTCTggagtccaacccctcccatctgagagaactggacctgagtaataacttagagctgcaggattcaggagtggagCTGCTGTGTGGTTCTCTGGGGAGTCCACTCTGCAAAttggagactctgag gtTGTTGGgctgcagtttgtcagagatcagctgtgcttctctggcctctgctctgaattccaacccctcccatctgagagagctggacctgagtggAAACAACCTGCAGGAATCAGGAGTGAAGCAGCTGTCTGATCTTGTGGAGAGTCCCCTCCACAGACTGCAGACTCTGAG ctgGAAGTGA